From the Montipora capricornis isolate CH-2021 chromosome 2, ASM3666992v2, whole genome shotgun sequence genome, one window contains:
- the LOC138037939 gene encoding uncharacterized protein, with the protein MASLDLKHAYYTIPIAAEHRKYLKFVWGGQLYEFQSLPMGLTSSPRIFTKIMKPVLASLRQKGYTNSGYIDDFYLQGADFVDCCNNVKDTVDLFLRLGFFIHPEKCILTPTQEITFLGFILNSTTMMVYLSDQKKEKLKFLCTQALDGDILSIRFVARVIGKIVSSLPGSEFGKLHYRNLERDKIRALALNRGDYDAKMQLSVLAKEDLLWWVENVQHAYRRIIHAPITYVFQTDASDTGWGISCSSHDSWKSQGLWSREQGVLHINLNSQMPEENRGRASRRGFGGTSLDHTDMVPTSIAAVNPSSQTHVVDCRNGACSSSVSPQSSHHEGEAKIDSLSFIRRHYEERGFSEHVTNVLLDSWRPSTQKQYAVYLKKWAVFCRERQITAYSPTVMDVLEFLHTQLHLSYSALNTARSALSCVISIDNVPVGQHPLVCRFVKGAFERKPPSRKYYAIWDVRQVLNFLKTLSPNSSLSLMELSLKLSMLLALVSIQRKQTLLQLNINNEYLKKSNEEFVFILSRHVKQSRPNYSIPPVIIPRYTLDTDICPYVCLEDYIERTKPLRHDDVLLISTIKPHRAIGSQTLARWIKTVLQLAGVDIDMFKPHSTRHAASTAAYQASVPLDEILQKAGWSNANTFKRFYYKHVIA; encoded by the exons ATGGCCTCTCTTGATCTAAAGCATGCTTATTACACCATCCCTATTGCAGCAGAGCATAGAAAATACTTGAAGTTTGTTTGGGGAGGACAACTGTATGAATTTCAATCCTTGCCCATGGGTTTGACCAGTTCACCCAGAATTTTCACTAAGATAATGAAACCAGTCTTAGCCTCCCTCAGACAAAAAGGATACACTAATAGCGGTTACATAGATGATTTTTATCTGCAAGGGGCTGATTTTGTTGATTGTTGCAACAATGTTAAGGACACGGTTGATTTATTTCTGCGATTAGGGTTTTTCATTCACCCAGAAAAATGTATCTTGACACCCACTCAGGAGATCACATTTCTGGGCTTTATCTTAAATTCAACAACCATGATGGTCTATTTATCTGATCAGAAgaaggaaaagttgaaattcctttgcACCCAGGCTCTAGATGGGGATATTTTGTCAATTCGTTTTGTAGCTCGGGTTATTGGAAAAATTGTTTCCTCTTTGCCTGGATCTGAATTTGGCAAGCTGCACTATCGAAATCTAGAGCGTGACAAGATCAGGGCCTTGGCTCTGAATAGGGGTGATTATGATGCCAAGATGCAACTGTCTGTCTTAGCTAAAGAGGATCTACTCTGGTGGGTTGAGAATGTGCAACATGCCTACCGGAGAATTATTCATGCTCCAATCACTTATGTTTTTCAGACTGATGCCAGTGACACTGGCTGGGGCATTTCTTGTTCAAGCCATGATTCATGGAAGTCTCAGGGTCTATGGAGCCGAGAACAAGGTGTTCTCCATATTAAT CTTAATTCACAAATGCCTGAAGAAAATAGAGGCAGAGCAAGCAGAAGGGGTTTTGGTGGTACCAGCTTGGACCACACAGACATGGTACCCACGAGTATTGCAGCTGTTAACCCAAGCTCCCAAACTCATGTTGTGGACTGCAGGAATGGAGCTTGTAGTTCATCCGTCAGTCCACAAAGCTCACACCATGAAGGGGAAGCTAAAATTGATAGTTTGTCCTTTATCAGGAGACACTATGAAGAGCGAGGTTTTTCGGAGCACGTTACCAATGTACTTCTCGACTCGTGGAGACCCTCTACTCAAAAGCAATACGCAGTTTATCTCAAGAAATGGGCTGTATTCTGTCGTGAAAGGCAAATTACTGCATATTCCCCTACTGTGATGGATGTGTTAGAATTTTTGCACACGCAGCTCCATTTATCCTATTCTGCTTTAAACACTGCTAGGTCTGCGTTATCCTGTGTGATTTCAATTGACAATGTCCCGGTGGGACAGCATCCATTAGTTTGTCGTTTTGTTAAAGgtgcctttgaaagaaaaccgcCATCCAGAAAGTACTATGCCATTTGGGATGTACGCCAAGTgcttaactttttaaaaactttgagCCCAAACAGTTCGTTGTCTCTGATGGAACTGAGCTTAAAGCTATCCATGTTGTTAGCCTTAGTTAGCATTCAAAGGAAGCAAACTTTATTACAGCTGAACATTAACAATGAGTATTTAAAGAAATCTAATGAGGAATTTGTGTTTATTCTAAGTAGGCATGTCAAACAAAGTCGACCCAATTATTCAATTCCTCCTGTGATCATTCCCAGATATACTTTGGATACTGACATATGTCCTTATGTTTGTTTAGAGGACTATATAGAGAGAACAAAGCCTTTACGTCATGATGATGTGCTTCTGATCAGTACTATTAAACCTCACAGGGCAATCGGTTCCCAGACATTAGCTCGTTGGATAAAAACTGTACTGCAATTGGCTGGTGTGGATATTGATATGTTTAAACCCCATTCCACTAGGCATGCAGCTTCAACTGCAGCTTACCAAGCTTCTGTCCCTCTCGATGAAATTCTTCAAAAGGCAGGTTGGAGCAATGCTAACACTTTCAAACGTTTCTATTACAAGCATGTGATTGCTTAG
- the LOC138037220 gene encoding uncharacterized protein, which yields MDLDDSRSFSSSVSSSCESADEIALADCAGTQPYLFEPYDSEASEGTNSKESSEEETFQRLQNTDWCACGNCQRLTRVVECVCCSEIDCVVAKNNEAVEAEGLGEPPVCITQHPGFSGLGFCLNRWVLQTEWYQYKQQYTDAYEGPDHKQKRHIAYRQLARWCWGLLGKQIRKVLPSCAVCCIRAHFPPPGIEDDIVFEGFRFPDE from the exons ATGGATTTGGACGATTCGCGCAGTTTTTCCTCGTCGGTGTCTTCTTCTTGTGAAAGTGCCGATGAAATTGCTTTAGCCGATTGTGCAGGCACCCAACCATACCTCTTTGAGCCTTATGACAGCGAAGCCAGCGAAGGTACAAATTCGAAGGAGTCCAGCGAGGAGGAGACATTCCAGCGCTTACAAAACACAGACTG GTGTGCTTGTGGGAATTGCCAGCGACTGACTAGAGTGGTTGAATGCGTATGTTGTTCTGAAATTGACTGTGTGGTGGCAAAAAACAACGAAGCGGTCGAGGCTGAAGGACTTGGCGAGCCCCCGGTGTGCATTACGCAACATCCAGGGTTTAGTGGTCTAGGGTTTTGCTTGAATCGGTGGGTTCTTCAAACGGAATGGTATCAATATAAACAGCAGTATACCGATGCATATGAGGGTCCAGATCACAAACAGAAGAGGCACATAGCCTACAGGCAGCTGGCAAGGTGGTGCTGGGGACTGTTGGGGAAGCAAATAAGAAAGGTTCTCCCTTCATGTGCAGTTTGTTGCATTCGGGCACACTTTCCACCCCCAGGAATTGAAGATGATATTGTGTTTGAAGGATTTCGATTTCCCGACGAGTAG
- the LOC138037217 gene encoding uncharacterized protein, whose translation MKPDIASRVAVKQSEMKHHHDHHSKLREFKVGDSVLARDYRSRDKWQPATVVHKTAPYSYLVPLKDDNLTWHRHVDQLLGQGAAVDSKNKQTDISAAQPIPSMDIEVEVPHVPSAVEPVNTEQTPTLAPEFPKQAVTSATEVTTPVPFQRPTPAPRRSTRVIKPPQRLLEQI comes from the coding sequence ATGAAACCAGACATAGCCAGCAGAGTAGCAGTCAAGCAGTCAGAAATGAAACACCATCATGATCATCACTCGAAACTAAGAGAGTTCAAGGTCGGCGACTCTGTCCTAGCTCGCGACTACAGGTCACGTGATAAATGGCAACCAGCGACTGTCGTACACAAGACGGCACCTTACTCTTACTTGGTTCCGCTGAAGGATGATAATCTCACCTGGCATCGTCATGTAGACCAACTCTTAGGTCAAGGTGCAGCAGTTGACAGTAAGAACAAGCAGACAGACATCAGTGCTGCACAACCCATACCTTCGATGGATATAGAGGTAGAAGTACCACACGTTCCATCAGCCGTCGAACCAGTCAACACCGAGCAGACACCAACACTGGCTCCTGAATTTCCTAAGCAAGCTGTAACCAGTGCTACCGAGGTTACCACTCCGGTTCCATTCCAGAGGCCTACTCCTGCACCACGCAGATCTACTAGAGTGATCAAACCACCTCAAAGACTTCTTGAACAGATCTGA
- the LOC138037219 gene encoding uncharacterized protein — protein MADEDVIEQEEVDDSPPFSIIDGSTYYRRKKEWHLFADFTLKILGEITHGGLWVCAFGARVLGRHVERRIVIPASSFDGKVKFLEKTRQSFGGGTFNISEGALLESYYSFLKEEYYEGRPRQYYAAECIDLQTHTSDYWCLSKEVLYERSIGLLHSSIEERNVGKSLTLAKGHGVATRKNPTMLAGGNQNKCGASV, from the exons ATGGCTGACGAGGATGTCATCGAACAG GAAGAGGTCGACGATAGTCCACCTTTTAGTATCATCGACGGGTCGACGTATTATAGGCGGAAGAAAGAATGGCATTTGTTTGCAGATTTTACACTTAAAATACTTGGCGAAATAACTCATGGTGGTTTGTGGGTGTGCGCCTTCGGTGCTCGAGTGCTTGGAAGGCACGTTGAAAG GAGAATCGTTATACCAGCAAGTTCTTTCGATGGGAAGGTGAAGTTCCTTGAAAAGACAAGGCAAAGTTTTGGGGGAGGCACCTTCAACATTAGTGAAGGTGCCCTTCTCGAAAGTTATTACTCCTTTTTAAAGGAGGAATATTACGAAGGAAGGCCCAGGCAGTACTATGCTGCTGAATGCATTGACTTGCAAACACATACAAGTGACTACTGGTGTCTTTCAAAGGAAGTGTTAT ACGAAAGATCAATTGGTCTTCTTCATTCTTCAATCGAAGAACGAAATGTTGGCAAGTCCCTAACATTGGCCAAAGGTCACGGCGTAGCCACCCGCAAAAACCCAACCatgcttgcaggcggtaatcAAAATAAATGTGGAGCATCAGTGTAA